Proteins from one Listeria weihenstephanensis genomic window:
- the dnaN gene encoding DNA polymerase III subunit beta produces the protein MKFVIQRDRLVQAVNEVTRAISSRTTIPILTGIKITVNDEGVTLTGSDSDISIEAFIPLIENDEVLVEVENFGGIVLQARYFGDIVRRLPDENVELEVTTNYQTNIRSGQASFNLIGLDPAEYPKLPEVTAGKSIQIPISVLKNIIRQTVFAVSAIEVRPVLTGVNWIIKNNVLTAVATDSHRLALREIPLATEIDEEYNIVIPGKSLSELNKILDEGTESIEMVLANNQILFKLKDLLFYSRLLEGSYPDTSRLIPTETKSDLIINAKSFLQAIDRASLLARENRNNVIKLMTLENGQVEVSSNSPEVGNVSEKVFSQTFTGEELKISFNGKYMMDALRAFDGADIQISFSGTMRPFVLRPKDAENPNEILQLITPVRTY, from the coding sequence ATGAAATTTGTAATTCAGCGCGATCGTCTTGTTCAAGCGGTAAACGAAGTAACGCGTGCTATTTCTTCAAGGACTACTATTCCAATTTTGACGGGAATTAAAATCACTGTAAATGACGAAGGTGTCACATTAACTGGTAGTGACTCAGATATTTCTATTGAAGCATTTATCCCTTTGATTGAAAATGATGAAGTTTTAGTCGAAGTTGAAAATTTTGGCGGTATTGTTCTGCAAGCTCGTTATTTTGGTGATATTGTTCGTCGTTTACCTGACGAAAACGTTGAACTGGAAGTAACAACAAACTATCAAACCAATATTCGTTCTGGTCAAGCCTCGTTTAATCTTATCGGACTTGATCCTGCAGAATATCCTAAATTACCGGAAGTTACTGCTGGTAAAAGTATTCAAATTCCTATTTCAGTACTTAAAAATATTATTCGCCAGACCGTTTTTGCTGTTTCTGCGATTGAAGTTCGTCCTGTTTTAACTGGTGTGAACTGGATTATTAAGAATAATGTCTTAACTGCTGTTGCAACGGATAGCCATCGTCTTGCCTTGCGCGAAATTCCACTTGCAACGGAAATCGATGAGGAATACAATATTGTGATTCCTGGAAAAAGCTTATCTGAACTAAATAAAATTTTAGATGAAGGTACAGAATCAATCGAAATGGTACTTGCTAACAACCAAATTTTATTTAAACTCAAAGATTTGCTGTTTTATTCGCGCTTATTGGAAGGTAGTTATCCTGATACATCGAGGCTTATCCCTACTGAAACCAAGTCTGATCTAATTATTAACGCAAAATCATTTTTACAGGCGATCGATCGTGCTTCCCTACTTGCTCGTGAAAATAGAAATAACGTGATCAAATTAATGACGTTAGAAAATGGTCAAGTGGAAGTTTCCTCGAATTCTCCTGAGGTCGGAAATGTTTCGGAAAAAGTATTTAGCCAAACCTTTACTGGTGAAGAATTGAAGATTTCGTTTAACGGAAAATACATGATGGATGCTCTGCGTGCCTTTGATGGTGCCGATATTCAGATTTCATTTTCTGGAACAATGCGTCCGTTCGTATTACGTCCAAAAGATGCTGAAAATCCAAATGAAATTCTGCAATTGATTACACCTGTTCGTACGTACTAA
- a CDS encoding MATE family efflux transporter, translated as MIKDMTKGNPTKTIFYFAMPMLLGNLFQQFYTMVDAMIVGKFVGVNALAAVGATNALNFFIISLVIGLMSGVSVVVAQYFGFQDYHKLKQVIATASIMIVAVSVVLTVIGILLAKPLLLLLRTPAEILDDSHLFLTILFIGILPMGLYNGVSAILRALGNSVTPLYFLILSSLLNIALSFWFVVGFNLGVGGAAGATVVSQLVAAILCIIYAYRHVPFMRLKKQDIHFDLLIFKEIFRIAFPSALQGSFISIGNMAIQGLINSFGATVVAAYTAASRIDSLTYQPGIAFGAASSMFAGQNMGAGKIDRVKQGFWSGIKVVTVVSLAITVLVQLFAHQFLTLFLDSSATEALSIGTGYLKIVSLFYVVVGILFVVRETLRGTGDAIVPLWMGIFELASRLAIGFILSQFLGYMGLWWATPVAWVSATLLGLGRYKSGKWMRKAVIKKDL; from the coding sequence ATGATTAAAGATATGACCAAAGGAAATCCGACAAAAACCATTTTTTATTTTGCGATGCCGATGCTGCTTGGGAATTTATTTCAGCAATTTTACACGATGGTTGATGCAATGATTGTAGGAAAATTTGTTGGTGTGAATGCGCTTGCTGCTGTTGGAGCGACAAATGCGCTTAACTTTTTCATCATCTCGCTAGTAATTGGCTTGATGAGTGGGGTTTCAGTTGTTGTGGCGCAATATTTTGGATTTCAGGATTATCATAAATTAAAACAAGTTATTGCCACTGCGAGTATTATGATTGTTGCGGTATCAGTGGTTTTGACGGTTATTGGAATTTTACTCGCTAAACCGTTATTGCTTCTTTTAAGAACGCCAGCGGAAATATTAGATGATTCCCACCTTTTCCTGACGATTTTATTTATCGGGATTTTGCCAATGGGGCTTTATAATGGGGTTTCGGCGATTTTGCGGGCACTCGGAAATTCAGTGACACCGCTTTATTTTCTTATCCTTTCATCACTGCTTAACATCGCGCTAAGTTTTTGGTTCGTTGTTGGATTTAATTTAGGAGTTGGCGGTGCAGCTGGAGCAACCGTTGTCAGTCAGCTTGTCGCTGCCATCCTGTGTATTATTTATGCTTATCGGCATGTCCCTTTTATGCGTTTGAAAAAGCAAGATATTCATTTTGATCTGCTGATTTTTAAAGAAATTTTCCGGATTGCTTTTCCATCGGCGCTGCAAGGTTCCTTTATTTCGATTGGAAATATGGCGATTCAAGGCTTGATTAATAGTTTTGGCGCGACGGTTGTAGCTGCATATACCGCGGCGAGTCGGATTGATTCGCTCACATATCAGCCAGGAATTGCTTTTGGTGCGGCTTCTTCGATGTTTGCTGGTCAAAATATGGGTGCTGGCAAAATTGATCGCGTGAAACAGGGCTTTTGGTCTGGGATAAAAGTAGTTACCGTTGTTAGCTTAGCGATAACTGTATTAGTACAGTTATTCGCGCACCAATTTTTAACATTGTTTTTAGACAGTTCTGCCACGGAAGCTTTATCTATCGGAACAGGTTATTTGAAAATTGTGTCACTTTTCTACGTTGTCGTCGGCATTTTATTCGTTGTTCGTGAAACATTGCGTGGAACGGGTGATGCGATTGTGCCGCTTTGGATGGGAATTTTTGAGCTAGCATCTCGACTTGCAATTGGCTTTATTTTATCTCAATTTTTAGGGTACATGGGCTTATGGTGGGCGACTCCGGTGGCTTGGGTAAGTGCTACGCTGCTTGGACTTGGGCGTTATAAGTCGGGGAAATGGATGCGAAAAGCTGTTATCAAGAAAGATCTATAG
- a CDS encoding GNAT family N-acetyltransferase → MFIRKLPLEKWEKASELGVFREQKAYVDSVADSLIRIDDEPEDSNIVYNPYGVYSEDDLVGFILYTYEEDSKDNHWISGFLIDKDYQHQGVGRRALEQLVDFVFVKNPESIEVKLSVSPENLIAKNLFLSVGFKEAGWKKENEDVLCFKNKNPLRSPIFIYKPK, encoded by the coding sequence ATGTTTATAAGAAAACTACCTTTAGAAAAATGGGAAAAAGCCTCGGAATTAGGTGTTTTTAGGGAACAAAAGGCGTATGTAGATTCTGTTGCGGATTCTTTAATACGGATTGATGATGAACCGGAAGATTCGAATATCGTCTATAATCCATACGGTGTTTACTCGGAAGACGATTTGGTCGGCTTTATTTTGTATACGTATGAGGAAGATTCCAAGGATAATCATTGGATATCTGGCTTCTTGATCGATAAAGATTATCAACATCAAGGTGTCGGACGTCGCGCTTTGGAACAATTAGTTGATTTTGTATTTGTGAAGAATCCGGAAAGTATTGAAGTGAAGTTGAGCGTGTCTCCAGAAAATTTAATTGCGAAGAATTTATTTTTATCCGTCGGGTTTAAAGAAGCTGGTTGGAAAAAGGAAAATGAAGATGTTTTGTGCTTTAAGAACAAAAACCCGCTGAGAAGCCCCATATTTATTTATAAACCAAAATAA
- the yaaA gene encoding S4 domain-containing protein YaaA, with translation MAESIKINTEYITLGQLLQMMDVISSGGMAKAFLSENMVYINGEEDNRRGRKLRNGDVVLVPGEGKIQIQQG, from the coding sequence ATGGCGGAAAGTATTAAAATCAATACCGAATATATTACACTTGGGCAACTGCTTCAAATGATGGACGTTATCTCGAGCGGCGGCATGGCGAAAGCTTTTTTAAGTGAAAACATGGTGTATATAAACGGAGAAGAAGATAATCGTCGCGGTCGTAAATTACGAAACGGTGATGTAGTCTTAGTTCCTGGTGAGGGTAAAATCCAGATCCAACAAGGCTGA
- the recF gene encoding DNA replication/repair protein RecF (All proteins in this family for which functions are known are DNA-binding proteins that assist the filamentation of RecA onto DNA for the initiation of recombination or recombinational repair.), whose product MHLENLVLRQFRNYKEQELTFDNKVNVFLGENAQGKTNLLEAILLLAVAKSHRTTNDKDFISWDAESAKIEGRVEKHGQSVPLELTLTQKGKKAKVNHLEQKKLSQYVGNLNVVMFAPEDLSLVKGAPGVRRRFINMEIGQMQPVYLHDLSQYQRILQQRNHFLKQAQIKRKHDPTMWQILTEQFIEVAVKLTKRRADFIERLEQFAVPIHFEISRELENLKLEYKPSVELEGSSIAEWQANLYKKMESIAQREIDRGVTLIGPHRDDLFFYVNDQNVQVFGSQGQQRTTALSVKLAEIDLIFEETGEYPVLLLDDVLSELDDFRQSHLLAAIQGKVQTFVTTTSIDGIDHQTLKDATTFWVEKGTVTRK is encoded by the coding sequence ATGCATTTAGAGAATCTAGTATTGCGCCAATTTCGCAACTATAAAGAACAAGAATTGACATTTGATAACAAGGTCAATGTTTTTTTAGGCGAAAACGCGCAAGGTAAGACGAATCTTTTGGAAGCTATTTTATTACTCGCAGTTGCGAAATCACATCGAACGACAAATGATAAGGATTTCATCAGTTGGGATGCCGAATCTGCAAAAATTGAAGGTCGCGTCGAAAAACATGGGCAATCGGTTCCACTAGAGCTAACGCTGACACAAAAAGGCAAGAAAGCTAAGGTTAACCATTTAGAACAGAAGAAGCTAAGCCAATATGTCGGGAATTTGAATGTCGTCATGTTTGCACCAGAGGATTTGTCGCTTGTAAAAGGTGCGCCGGGTGTGAGAAGACGCTTCATCAATATGGAAATCGGCCAAATGCAGCCGGTTTACTTGCATGATTTGAGTCAGTATCAACGCATTCTGCAACAACGCAATCATTTTTTAAAGCAAGCGCAAATCAAGCGCAAACACGATCCAACGATGTGGCAAATTTTAACCGAACAATTTATTGAAGTTGCGGTAAAGTTAACGAAGCGTCGGGCGGATTTCATTGAAAGGTTGGAGCAATTCGCGGTTCCAATCCATTTTGAGATTTCGCGTGAACTGGAGAATTTGAAATTAGAATACAAGCCATCTGTGGAGCTTGAGGGTTCGAGTATAGCGGAATGGCAAGCGAATTTATATAAAAAAATGGAATCTATCGCTCAAAGAGAAATCGATCGAGGTGTTACGCTGATTGGCCCACATCGAGATGATCTCTTCTTTTATGTCAATGATCAAAATGTGCAGGTGTTTGGTTCGCAAGGCCAGCAGCGCACAACGGCTCTTTCTGTGAAACTTGCAGAAATTGATTTGATTTTTGAAGAAACGGGCGAATATCCTGTATTGCTGTTAGATGATGTGCTTAGTGAACTAGATGATTTTAGACAATCTCACTTGTTGGCCGCGATTCAAGGTAAGGTGCAGACGTTTGTAACAACGACAAGCATTGATGGTATAGATCATCAAACGCTGAAGGACGCGACGACATTTTGGGTTGAAAAAGGTACGGTAACAAGGAAATGA
- the gyrB gene encoding DNA topoisomerase (ATP-hydrolyzing) subunit B, protein MSEENMTNVNENASEYSDDQIQVLEGLEAVRKRPGMYIGSTSQRGLHHLVWEIVDNSIDEALAGFCTEIEITIEKDNSITVRDNGRGIPTGINEKIGRPTVEVIFTVLHAGGKFGGGGYKVSGGLHGVGASVVNALSTSLEVQVHRDGTQYYQRFERGDVVMDLEERGESDYRGTIVHFTPDPEIFKETTEFEYDTLRTRTRELAFLNRGLQISIEDKREGQEQRQDYHYEGGIKSYVEHLNKSKEVIHDEPIYIEGERDGIMVEVSMQYNTGFSSNLISFANNIHTYEGGTHESGFKTALTRVINDYARRNKLFKESDDNLSGEDVREGLTAIISIKHPDPQFEGQTKTKLGNSEARTITDKLFSTALDKFLMENPTVARKIVDKGVVASRARLAAKRAREVARKSSGLEISSLPGKLADCSSRNPAISELYIVEGDSAGGSAKQGRDRLFQAILPIRGKILNVEKARLDKILANEEIRTIFTAMGTGFGGDFDVAKSRYHKLIIMTDADVDGAHIRTLLLTLFYRYMRPLVDAGYIYIAQPPLYQIKHGKTQEYVYSDSQLEDYLATLDTDTKYGIQRYKGLGEMNPEQLWDTTMNPEHRTLLQVNIDDAIAADETFEMLMGDNVEPRRKFIEENAQYVKNLDV, encoded by the coding sequence ATGTCTGAGGAAAATATGACTAATGTAAATGAAAATGCGTCGGAGTATAGTGATGATCAGATTCAGGTTTTAGAAGGTCTAGAAGCTGTTCGTAAAAGACCTGGTATGTATATCGGTTCTACTAGTCAACGTGGTTTGCATCATTTGGTTTGGGAAATTGTTGATAACAGTATCGATGAGGCATTGGCTGGTTTTTGTACGGAGATTGAAATTACGATTGAGAAAGATAACAGCATCACGGTACGCGATAATGGTCGTGGAATTCCAACTGGAATCAACGAAAAAATAGGTCGCCCTACAGTTGAGGTTATCTTCACAGTATTGCATGCTGGTGGTAAGTTTGGCGGCGGTGGCTACAAGGTTTCTGGTGGCTTGCATGGTGTTGGTGCGTCTGTAGTTAATGCCCTATCAACAAGCCTTGAAGTACAGGTTCATCGTGACGGCACTCAGTATTACCAACGTTTCGAGCGTGGCGATGTAGTAATGGACTTAGAGGAACGTGGAGAGTCTGATTATCGCGGAACGATTGTTCATTTTACGCCAGATCCAGAGATTTTTAAAGAAACGACGGAATTTGAGTACGATACACTTAGAACGCGTACGAGAGAGCTTGCTTTCTTGAACCGTGGTTTGCAAATTTCTATTGAAGATAAGCGTGAGGGACAAGAGCAACGCCAAGATTATCATTATGAAGGCGGAATTAAGTCTTACGTGGAGCATTTGAACAAATCTAAAGAGGTTATTCATGATGAGCCTATCTACATTGAGGGTGAACGTGATGGCATCATGGTGGAAGTTTCGATGCAATACAATACTGGTTTTTCGAGCAATCTGATCTCATTCGCGAATAATATCCATACGTATGAAGGTGGAACGCATGAATCAGGCTTCAAAACGGCTTTGACACGTGTTATTAATGATTATGCGCGCCGTAACAAGTTGTTCAAGGAAAGTGATGATAACTTGTCTGGTGAAGATGTGCGTGAAGGTCTGACAGCGATTATTTCGATCAAGCATCCGGATCCACAGTTTGAAGGTCAAACAAAAACGAAGCTCGGTAACTCCGAAGCGCGTACAATAACGGATAAGCTGTTCTCTACGGCTTTAGATAAGTTCTTAATGGAAAATCCTACGGTCGCTAGAAAAATCGTTGACAAGGGCGTTGTGGCGAGCCGTGCGCGTCTTGCAGCGAAGCGAGCACGTGAAGTGGCACGTAAATCCAGTGGTCTTGAAATTTCGAGTCTGCCGGGTAAACTGGCCGATTGTTCTTCGCGAAACCCTGCTATCAGCGAACTTTATATCGTAGAGGGTGACTCTGCTGGTGGTTCTGCTAAGCAAGGTCGTGATCGCTTATTCCAAGCGATACTTCCAATTCGTGGTAAAATTTTGAACGTAGAAAAAGCGCGTTTAGACAAAATTTTGGCGAATGAGGAAATTCGGACGATTTTTACCGCGATGGGAACTGGTTTTGGTGGCGATTTTGATGTTGCGAAATCGCGTTATCATAAATTGATTATTATGACCGATGCGGATGTTGATGGTGCGCATATTCGGACGTTGCTGCTGACGTTATTTTATCGCTATATGCGTCCTTTGGTAGATGCTGGGTATATTTATATCGCGCAACCACCGCTTTATCAAATTAAGCATGGTAAAACGCAAGAGTATGTCTACAGTGATAGCCAGTTGGAAGATTACTTGGCGACTTTAGATACGGATACGAAATATGGTATTCAGCGCTATAAAGGTCTAGGTGAGATGAATCCGGAACAATTGTGGGATACAACGATGAATCCAGAACACCGTACATTGCTTCAAGTAAATATTGATGATGCGATTGCGGCGGATGAAACGTTTGAGATGCTTATGGGTGACAATGTGGAACCGCGTCGTAAGTTTATTGAAGAGAATGCGCAATACGTCAAAAACCTCGACGTCTAA
- the gyrA gene encoding DNA gyrase subunit A: protein MSETPESRVTEINLNKEMRTSFLDYAMSVIVARALPDVRDGLKPVHRRILYAMNDLGMTSDKAYKKSARIVGEVIGKYHPHGDTAVYFTMVRMAQDFSYRNMLVDGHGNFGSVDGDMAAAMRYTEARMSKISMELLRDINKDTIDYVDNYDGSEREPNILPARFPNLLVNGSSGIAVGMATNIPTHHLGEVIDGVLALSHDPDIEIRELMEYIPGPDFPTAGMIMGRSGIRRAYETGRGSITLRARVEIETKSNGKETIVITELPYQVNKARLLERIAELAREKKIDGITSANDESDRTGMRMVIEVRRDVSASVIINNLYKMTALQTTFGINMLALVANHPKVLNLKEILYHYLEHQKIVIRRRTEFELRKAEARAHILEGLRIALDNIDAVIKLIRASKTADVAKEGLMTQFNLSDKQAQAILDMRLQRLTGLERDKIEDEFNSLMALITDLKEILGNEERILEIIREELTEIKEKYADKRRTEILAGDLVSLEDEDLIPEEEVAITLTNKGYIKRLPLSTYRSQRRGGRGVQGMGTHEDDFVEHLVATSTHDTLLFFTNTGKVYRAKGYEIPEYSRTAKGIPIINLLGIESQEKVNAVINLREFTDDQYLFFTTKLGVVKRSTLTQFAKIRQSGLRAVELRENDELISVQMTDGSKKIIIGTKFGQSIYFEETDIRVMGRTAAGVRGIRLREDDEVIGMEILEDDEKVLVVTEKGYGKQTLAAQYPLRNRGGMGVKTVTITEKNGNLVALKTVTGEEDLMLMTIGGVLIRFSVGDISQTGRSAMGVKLIRLDDEEFVATVAKVPKEEEDEFVDEEDDAVETTPVEDVENDITEE from the coding sequence ATGTCAGAAACACCAGAGTCAAGAGTGACGGAAATCAATTTGAATAAAGAAATGCGTACTTCTTTTCTAGATTATGCGATGAGTGTTATTGTTGCTCGTGCTCTTCCAGATGTTAGAGATGGCTTGAAACCTGTTCATCGTCGTATTTTATATGCCATGAATGATCTTGGTATGACGTCTGATAAGGCTTATAAGAAATCAGCGCGTATTGTTGGTGAAGTTATCGGTAAGTATCATCCACATGGTGATACGGCGGTTTATTTCACGATGGTTCGGATGGCGCAAGATTTTAGTTACCGTAATATGCTTGTTGATGGGCATGGTAACTTCGGGTCTGTCGATGGAGATATGGCGGCTGCGATGCGTTATACAGAGGCTAGAATGTCCAAAATTTCGATGGAACTTTTGCGTGATATTAATAAAGATACAATCGATTATGTTGATAACTATGATGGTTCAGAGCGTGAGCCTAATATTTTGCCAGCTCGTTTTCCTAACTTGCTTGTCAATGGTTCCTCAGGTATTGCGGTTGGGATGGCGACAAATATTCCAACGCATCATCTTGGTGAGGTTATTGATGGTGTTCTCGCGTTAAGTCATGATCCTGATATTGAAATTCGTGAATTGATGGAGTATATTCCTGGTCCTGATTTCCCTACTGCTGGGATGATTATGGGACGCTCTGGAATCCGTCGTGCATATGAAACTGGTCGTGGTTCTATCACGCTTCGTGCTCGTGTAGAGATTGAAACGAAGAGCAATGGTAAGGAAACAATTGTTATTACGGAGCTTCCGTACCAAGTGAATAAGGCGCGTCTGCTTGAGCGTATTGCTGAACTTGCGCGTGAGAAGAAAATTGATGGTATTACATCAGCAAATGATGAGTCTGATCGTACTGGTATGCGGATGGTTATCGAGGTTCGTCGTGATGTTAGTGCTAGCGTTATTATTAACAACTTGTATAAAATGACAGCTCTTCAAACGACTTTTGGTATTAACATGTTGGCGCTGGTTGCGAATCATCCAAAAGTGCTGAACTTGAAAGAGATCTTATATCATTATTTAGAGCATCAAAAAATCGTTATTCGCCGCCGTACGGAATTTGAACTGCGTAAAGCTGAGGCTCGCGCACATATTCTTGAAGGTTTGCGAATTGCTCTTGATAATATTGATGCAGTTATAAAATTGATTCGTGCTTCGAAAACAGCAGATGTTGCCAAAGAAGGTTTGATGACACAATTTAATCTTTCTGATAAACAAGCACAAGCGATTCTTGATATGCGTTTGCAACGTTTAACAGGTTTGGAACGCGATAAAATTGAAGACGAATTTAATAGTTTGATGGCTCTTATCACAGATCTAAAAGAAATTTTAGGAAATGAAGAGCGCATTTTAGAGATTATTCGTGAAGAACTAACGGAAATCAAAGAGAAGTATGCTGATAAACGCCGTACAGAAATTTTGGCGGGTGATTTGGTAAGCTTGGAAGATGAAGATTTGATTCCTGAAGAGGAAGTTGCGATTACACTTACGAATAAAGGCTATATCAAGCGTTTGCCACTTTCTACTTATCGTAGTCAGCGCCGTGGTGGTCGTGGTGTGCAAGGAATGGGCACGCATGAAGATGATTTCGTAGAGCATCTTGTTGCTACGAGTACGCATGATACGCTGCTATTCTTTACGAATACTGGGAAAGTTTACCGCGCGAAAGGGTATGAAATTCCTGAATATAGCCGTACTGCAAAAGGGATTCCGATCATTAACTTGCTAGGAATTGAGAGTCAGGAAAAAGTGAATGCCGTGATTAACTTGCGTGAGTTCACAGATGATCAGTACCTGTTCTTTACAACAAAACTTGGCGTCGTGAAGCGTAGTACGTTAACGCAATTCGCGAAAATTCGTCAAAGTGGTTTGCGTGCCGTTGAACTTCGCGAAAATGATGAGTTGATTTCTGTTCAAATGACAGATGGTAGCAAGAAAATCATCATTGGAACGAAATTTGGCCAATCGATTTACTTTGAGGAAACGGATATCCGTGTCATGGGTCGTACAGCGGCTGGTGTGCGTGGTATACGCCTTCGTGAAGACGATGAGGTTATTGGTATGGAAATCCTTGAAGACGACGAGAAAGTGCTTGTCGTGACGGAGAAGGGCTATGGCAAGCAAACGTTAGCTGCACAGTATCCGCTTCGTAATCGTGGCGGTATGGGTGTTAAAACCGTAACTATCACGGAGAAAAACGGAAATCTTGTCGCTCTTAAAACCGTAACTGGCGAGGAAGACTTGATGCTGATGACTATTGGTGGCGTTCTGATTCGCTTCTCAGTTGGAGATATTTCACAAACCGGCCGTAGCGCAATGGGTGTGAAACTGATTCGCCTTGATGATGAGGAATTTGTTGCAACAGTAGCAAAAGTTCCGAAAGAAGAAGAGGACGAGTTTGTGGATGAGGAAGATGATGCGGTGGAAACAACACCAGTTGAAGATGTAGAGAATGATATAACAGAAGAATAA
- a CDS encoding ABC transporter permease, whose amino-acid sequence MHTIKKNKFLLFVLIILFLVAIQFINYNDRMYFVTKHQQNLYEGPISSIDFTRDRNDTKVAYLEKKKALYKEVLNKFDATIFQEEANINNQRMELLMVPSKQVQYFNFPILRGKSILNYTNKVALVGKNVRNKLANKERIDINGIMYKVIGTLGAKGVINGSFDASIVIPYEAYVPDEYSYTSAANNISVYGTNNNDAVIKIVQPYFKNYQEGVDVVQILNMKTKDSETLMIGMKNFLFSMFIMLFISVIMLSYFWIEEHRMEFAVRKLVGSTNLSLFWRTLKEMIVIALLAFAIGSCVHMLAIFFDLPFLNQVRLNFYPIFLIYSILFATTLAALLSLIFRRISAVECVRERM is encoded by the coding sequence ATGCATACTATAAAAAAAAATAAATTTTTATTATTTGTTCTTATTATACTATTTTTAGTAGCCATTCAATTTATTAATTATAATGACCGTATGTATTTTGTCACGAAGCATCAGCAGAATTTATATGAAGGACCTATTAGCTCTATTGATTTCACCAGAGATAGGAATGATACGAAAGTTGCTTATTTAGAAAAAAAGAAAGCGCTATATAAAGAGGTGTTAAATAAATTCGATGCTACTATTTTTCAAGAAGAGGCAAATATAAATAATCAAAGGATGGAGCTCCTAATGGTTCCTTCCAAACAAGTACAATATTTTAATTTTCCAATTTTGAGGGGGAAATCTATTTTAAATTATACAAATAAAGTAGCTCTAGTTGGAAAAAATGTAAGGAATAAATTGGCGAATAAGGAACGTATAGATATCAATGGGATCATGTATAAAGTCATTGGTACTTTAGGAGCGAAAGGCGTAATAAATGGATCTTTTGATGCTAGTATTGTTATTCCTTATGAGGCGTATGTACCTGATGAGTATAGTTATACAAGCGCTGCGAATAATATTTCGGTGTACGGCACTAACAACAATGATGCAGTAATAAAGATCGTCCAACCCTATTTCAAAAATTACCAAGAAGGTGTTGATGTAGTTCAAATTTTAAATATGAAAACGAAAGATTCTGAGACATTGATGATTGGGATGAAGAATTTCTTGTTTAGCATGTTTATTATGTTGTTCATTTCGGTTATTATGCTTTCTTATTTTTGGATTGAAGAACATAGGATGGAGTTTGCTGTTAGAAAATTGGTTGGTTCAACAAACTTATCACTGTTTTGGAGGACATTGAAAGAAATGATTGTGATCGCATTGCTTGCATTTGCTATAGGGAGTTGTGTACATATGCTAGCGATTTTCTTTGATTTACCATTTTTAAACCAAGTGAGACTGAATTTTTATCCGATATTCTTAATATATAGTATTCTATTTGCAACAACTTTGGCAGCTTTACTTTCTCTTATTTTTAGGAGAATTAGTGCAGTTGAGTGTGTAAGGGAGAGAATGTAA